The following coding sequences are from one Primulina eburnea isolate SZY01 chromosome 15, ASM2296580v1, whole genome shotgun sequence window:
- the LOC140813517 gene encoding azadirone synthase LFS-like yields MADFKQVSISAIKYLHLVSYAVFGIYLKMEMGETVELPIIDLACSDCNDSARSIRKACTEYGFFYLINHGVEESLLQKVLEGNKMFFSLCLEEKMKLARKNYRGYTPLYAEKLDSSSASSRGDSKESFYIGPLEDMPSHGNLNQWPSDEVLPGWRSIMEDYYVRVLNAGKRLLKLFAMALNLDKNFFYDVGAFNPPNGILRLIRYPGELGSSDEEIYGASAHSDYGMITLLAADGIRGLQVCKEKFKEPRVWENVHHVPGTFIVNIGDMMERWTNCLFRSTLHRVMPTGQERYSVAFFFEPNPDCVVECLKSCCNESAPPRFPPIRAGDYLEERFKVTYGS; encoded by the exons ATGGCTGACTTTAAGCAAGTTTCCATTTCAGCTATAAAATATCTTCATTTGGTATCTTACGCTG TGTTTGGTATCTACCTGAAGATGGAAATGGGGGAGACTGTTGAGCTTCCGATAATTGACCTCGCTTGTTCCGACTGCAACGACTCCGCTCGTTCCATTCGAAAG GCATGCACGGAGTACGGTTTCTTTTACCTTATAAATCACGGTGTCGAGGAATCCTTGTTGCAGAAAGTGCTCGAAGGAAACAAAATGTTTTTTTCCCTTTGCCTTGAAGAGAAGATGAAACTGGCTCGCAAGAACTATAGAGGTTACACGCCACTCTACGCTGAAAAGCTGGACTCTTCTTCTGCCAGTTCAAGAG GTGACTCGAAAGAAAGTTTCTACATTGGGCCTCTTGAAGATATGCCATCTCATGGGAACCTGAACCAGTGGCCATCAGATG AGGTTTTGCCAGGCTGGAGGTCTATCATGGAAGACTATTATGTACGGGTCCT GAATGCTGGGAAAAGGCTTCTCAAATTATTTGCTATGGCACTGAACTTAGATAAAAACTTCTTCTATGATGTGGGGGCATTTAATCCGCCAAATGGTATTCTTCGCTTGATACGTTATCCAG GCGAGTTAGGATCATCCGATGAAGAAATATATGGTGCTTCTGCTCATTCAGATTATGGCATGATAACTCTTTTGGCAGCAGATGGCATACGTGGACTCCAGG TTTGCAAAGAAAAATTCAAGGAGCCTCGAGTGTGGGAAAATGTGCATCATGTCCCCGG GACTTTCATTGTTAACATTGGTGACATGATGGAGAGGTGGACAAATTGTCTATTTCG GTCGACCTTGCATCGAGTAATGCCAACTGGTCAAGAGCGATATTCG GTGGCTTTCTTTTTTGAACCAAATCCCGATTGTGTGGTGGAATGCTTAAAGAGTTGCTGCAATGAATCAGCTCCTCCAAG ATTTCCTCCTATTCGCGCTGGCGACTACCTGGAGGAGCGTTTTAAGGTTACATATGGGTCATAA
- the LOC140814106 gene encoding uncharacterized protein, which yields MATAPSKSQPLRNFSMPQLKWAQKTSSSYRRRDSPDQRPSVSMTPTRNDSDEQNGEEGKPWNLRPRKGVVKAVPFQKKEICAGDFGNFGDLRNEGVGNSVNLQRVRGLMDGGQQGGGGLERKEKTMKLWISLSREEIEEDVYALTGSRPARRPRKWPKNVQKQLDNLYPGLYLVGVAADSYRIHDASK from the exons ATGGCTACGGCACCGTCAAAATCACAGCCACTGCGCAACTTCTCCATGCCGCAACTCAAATGGGCTCAGAAAACTTCGTCCTCATACCGGCGCCGCGACTCTCCCGATCAGCGCCCCTCTGTTTCCATGACACCGACTCGGAACGACTCGGACGAGCAGAATGGGGAGGAGGGCAAGCCCTGGAACTTGAGGCCGCGAAAGGGAGTCGTGAAAGCTGTGCCTTTTCAGAAGAAAGAAATTTGTGCCGGGGACTTTGGTAATTTTGGTGATTTGAGGAACGAAGGGGTTGGTAACAGCGTGAATTTGCAGAGGGTGAGGGGTTTAATGGATGGAGGGCAGCAGGGTGGTGGTGGTCTGGAGAGGAAGGAGAAGACGATGAAGCTCTGGATTTCGCTGTCGAGGGAAGAAATCGAGGAGGATGTTTATGCTTTAACGGGGTCGAGGCCCGCCCGCAGGCCAAGAAAATGGCCTAAGAATGTTCAGAAACAGCTCGAT AACCTGTACCCTGGACTATATTTGGTGGGAGTTGCAGCGGACTCATATAGGATTCATGATGCTTCG AAATAA